A genomic region of Cannabis sativa cultivar Pink pepper isolate KNU-18-1 chromosome 1, ASM2916894v1, whole genome shotgun sequence contains the following coding sequences:
- the LOC115705491 gene encoding uncharacterized protein LOC115705491 isoform X1 produces the protein MDQNPNVKEAEGLRNGVELVRSGSDKHLDRLRPSSRYYSMFKGQAVTDAADWDKGKYSLIRDIEDLQSGLYDKPLPCFGCGVGWFSFLFGFLCPLMWYYGTFLYFGNHYRKDPRERAGLAASAIAALACSVIMLTIVVMQLF, from the exons ATGGATCAAA ATCCAAATGTTAAGGAGGCAGAAGGACTGAGGAATGGGGTTGAGTTGGTGAGATCGGGGTCTGATAAGCATCTTGATCGCTTACGACCCTCATCTCGATATTATTCAATGTTTAAAG GGCAAGCAGTAACAGATGCTGCAGATTGGGACAAGGGCAAATATTCTCTGATCAGAGACATAGAGGACTTACAGAGCGGGCTATACGATAAACCCCTCCCTTGCTTTGGCTGTGGAGTTGGATGGTTTTC TTTTCTTTTTGGCTTTTTGTGCCCACTCATGTGGTACTATGGCACATTCCTGTATTTCGGCAATCACTACCGCAAGGATCCCCGAGAGCGAGCTGGACTAGCAGCCTCTGCCATTGCT GCACTAGCTTGCTCTGTTATCATGTTGACTATTGTAGTTATGCAGCTATTCTAG
- the LOC115705491 gene encoding uncharacterized protein LOC115705491 isoform X2 — MDQNPNVKEAEGLRNGVELVRSGSDKHLDRLRPSSRYYSMFKVTDAADWDKGKYSLIRDIEDLQSGLYDKPLPCFGCGVGWFSFLFGFLCPLMWYYGTFLYFGNHYRKDPRERAGLAASAIAALACSVIMLTIVVMQLF; from the exons ATGGATCAAA ATCCAAATGTTAAGGAGGCAGAAGGACTGAGGAATGGGGTTGAGTTGGTGAGATCGGGGTCTGATAAGCATCTTGATCGCTTACGACCCTCATCTCGATATTATTCAATGTTTAAAG TAACAGATGCTGCAGATTGGGACAAGGGCAAATATTCTCTGATCAGAGACATAGAGGACTTACAGAGCGGGCTATACGATAAACCCCTCCCTTGCTTTGGCTGTGGAGTTGGATGGTTTTC TTTTCTTTTTGGCTTTTTGTGCCCACTCATGTGGTACTATGGCACATTCCTGTATTTCGGCAATCACTACCGCAAGGATCCCCGAGAGCGAGCTGGACTAGCAGCCTCTGCCATTGCT GCACTAGCTTGCTCTGTTATCATGTTGACTATTGTAGTTATGCAGCTATTCTAG